In Dromaius novaehollandiae isolate bDroNov1 unplaced genomic scaffold, bDroNov1.hap1 HAP1_SCAFFOLD_37, whole genome shotgun sequence, the following proteins share a genomic window:
- the LOC135326248 gene encoding olfactory receptor 14C36-like — protein MSNSSSFNEFLLLVFTDMRELQLLHFSLFLGIYLAALLGNGLIITAIACHHHLHTPMYFFLLNLSLLDLGSLSTTVPKSMASSLWDTRAISYSGCTAQVFLLFFLCSAEYSLLTVMAYDRFVAICRPLHYGTIMGSRACAKMAAAAWGTGFLYAVLHTGNTFSIPLCQGNIVDQFFCEVPQILKLSCSDAYLRECGLIVATLSVVFGCFICIVVSYVQIFTAVLRIPSEQGRHKAFSMCLPHLAVVSLFVSTVMFAYLKPPSISSPALDLVVAVLYSVVPPTLNPLIYSMRNKELKDAVRKLIQLVLVQQQ, from the coding sequence atgtccaacagcagttccttcaatgagttcctcctcttggTGTTCACAGACAtgagggagctgcagctcttgcacttctcgctcttcctgggcatctacctggctgccctcctgggcaacggcctcatcatcacagccatagcctgccaccaccacctccacacccccatgtacttcttcctcctcaacctctccctccttgacctcgGCTCcctctccaccactgtccccaaatccatggccagttccctgtgggacaccagggccatttcctactcgggatgcactgcccaggtctttctcctctttttcttatgttcagcagagtattctctcctcacagtcatggcctatgaccgcttcgttgccatctgcagacccctgcactatgggaccatcatgggcagcagagcttgtgccaaaatggcagcagctgcctggggcactggttttctctatgctgtactgcacactgggaacacattttccataccactctgccaaggcaacatagtggaccagttcttctgtgaagttccccagatcctcaagctctcctgctcagacgcctacctcagggaatgTGGACTTATTGTGGCTACTCTTTCTGTTGTCTTTGGATGTTTCATTtgcattgtggtgtcctacgtgcagatcttcactgctgtgctgaggatcccctctgagcagggccggcacaaagccttttccatgtgcctcccgcacctggccgtggtctccctgtttgtcagcactgtcatgtttgcctacctgaagcccccctccatctcctccccagctctggatctggtggtggctgttctgtactcggtggtgcctccaactctgaaccccctcatctacagcatgaggaacaaggagctcaaggacgcagtgaggaaactgattcagctggtactagttcagcagcaataa